The Methanobrevibacter thaueri DNA window TGAACCTTCTTGTTTCTGAAAATCCATGTCCTTTAATTAGGACAATGCTTTCATCTTCGATTAACATTTCACATTCAATACAATTGTTACAACAGTTTCTTTTCATGATAAAAACCTCCAAATATTTTAGTGGTGATATAGGTAAAGTAAAAATTAGAATAAGAAATAGTGAAGGTAATGTTAAACAACATCATCCTTCAAGTAAACCACATAGGTCAAGATCATCTATGATTTCCTGAGCAACTCGAATCAATTTAGAGCCCTTATTCTTGATGAGCTCGTGACTGTTGTTACCTGCCCAAGACCTGATGTATGCAGCAGACTCATCATTCTGAATACCAATGGCAGCCGAAATCATATAGGATATCGCTTCAGCTTCAAGTTCCTTTGTAGCACTTGTTAGTTCATTCCTGTCGGAATCAAAGTGCAATTTGTAATGGGCCATCTCATGGAACAGAACACAGATCTTCTGAGCGTCTGGAATGTACTGACTAACCCAGATTTTCTTTCCATCAGTATAACCACGAGTCAATTGTTTGTTGGATTCAATTACTGGAATGACACATCTAGCAACTACATCTGCAAAGGTAATGTCACCATCATACTTTACATAATTTGGTTCAAATTTTTCACCTTCAGTTTGGCTTAAATCAAAAACAGGGACTTTTTTGAACCACATTTTTCTTTCTAGAGTTCCGTCCTCTCGTTCTTTGTCGAAAAAGATAGGTGCTAAGATATATAAAGCTTTTTCATGACGGCGTACGTTTCTAGAAACTTTACCCCAACGTTTGTATGGTGCAAGCAATTCAGTGGTCTCACCAGTTCTTCTGTAAAGCTGTGCATCTGCCAATAAGATATTATTGATGCTGTAATTGTGGAATTCTCCATCAATCAGTTTTTGAGTATGTTTTCTCATGATTTCATCCATCTTGTCAGTGTCCAAAATTAATGAATCACAGAGTGCCATTTGTTCTTTTCTAAGTTCTTTAACAGTTATTTTTGCCATAATATCACCTAATTTAATTGTTTTTAAGCAGTTTTGAGACTTACTTAGGTCTTGTTCAACTATCAAATACACTTAACGCCGTTATATTAATGAGGTATAAAAAAACAATTACCTCATTGCAAATCTTCAACTATACAGTATCCTGCTTTCCAGCAAATGCCGTGAGCATAGGGACATTCTTCGCAATTTGATGTGTCTACATCATAGTCATCAAAATTTGGTAGCTCAAAGCGTCTATCAAAGCTCATTCTAATTCACCCCCTAGTTTTTCTTCGATTGCTCCTTCCATGATTGTCATTTCCTCATAGATGTCATCACCATTGTAGTAATATTCAGCATCAATTTGCTTGGCCAGTTTCTTCAGAGATTGCAAATAAATAATATCAAATTCTTTACTTGATCTTCTAAAACCCGCAGTCATTTTGTCATGATTTCTTTTCCAGTAACTGAATTTGTTAAAGACAGCAGTTTCAACAGTTCCAACACTCAACTGGACAATATGTTCCCACTCGTATCTATCATAGTTCACTTGTAGGGCAATGTCGGAATGGAACTCTTGAATCCTTACAGCAGGATATTCAAATCTTACAACTTGAAGGAAATCAATGTCTATAATTGAAAGGAAATCATCATATCCTTCATCGTTGCAGGGGCAGGTAAAGGCCAATTCAAGATACTGATTGTCAGCACTTTCAAGAGTTACACCAAAATGTGCCAAATGTTTTCTACTGCTGTTTTCAATGAAGCAACAAGCTTCTTTCCATAATTGATTTTGCAATTCTTTATTCATTTCTTGCATAATATCAACTCCAATTATTTTTTAACAGTTAAATTATCCTCTTCAAGATAATCCTGCATTCGTTCATCAACTAATTCTCTAATCTTTTCAAGTTCTGATTCAAAATAATCATTGACAAACTCACAAAGAAGTTCTTCATCATACACTTGACCAGCTCTTTGAGAAACAATATCAGCAACTATTTCATTTGCTACATAATTTCTCTTCAAAGTGTAATCGAGTTGGATTTCAACTTCGCGGTCATTTGTACCAAAGATTGTATCAAAACCTGATTCATCTGCACTTAAATGGAAAGTATCAATCACTGAAATCTCTCCATCAAAGTTGTTTTCATATAGATCTGCTGCTCCAAGAACAACAGAATTCTCATCGATTATTTTTACTATCATAGACTTTACCTCCAAAAAATCTTCGATTAAAAAAGGAGCAGTTTTAGGTCTTGCTCCAGGACCAAATTCAACAACAAGTTACAATTAGACAGATACAACAGCATACTCTCCATAGACAATCTTTTCAATCATTACAGTGCCATCAAAAGACCTACCTTTAAGGACTTTGCTGTCATAGTATGGAATGTCATTATCCAAACAGTACTGCTTCTTTTTATTTGATGGAAAAACACCAACCCTGTAGTCTCCAGATTTAAGATACAAAGCTGTACCTTTCGCACCCTCAAAAATAGGCTCCTCAGCAATTGATAAATCATAACCTAAGTGATCTTGACCATCAAAGTGGCTTAATCCTACCACAGAATAAAGAACTCTACCATTAGAAGTTGTAGATGGAGAAGAATCTTCCCCACCAACAGTTACAAACACTTTTAAACTATCCAGTTCATCTTGCAAATTTGAAACCAATACCTTAAGAGCATCAATCTCTGATTTTAAAGCTGCAACTTCACTAATTTCAGGAACTGATATTTCATCGGAGTTTAAATACTTAAACTTATTTTCATGAACTTCCAAGTACAGACAACTTGAATAAGCTCTCATAACTTCTGCATAGAATTCTTTATCAGTGAAATCAATTTCACCTTTGAGCTCAGAAGCACTGATGTTACCATTCCTCCTATTATTCGGGCTTAAAGTTCTTTCAGAGTTAGCTACATGGCCGACAATTTCATGATCTAAATTGTAGACAGCAACCGCATCTTTATCAAACTTGTTATCCATATCTGCTTTCAACACTACTTGTTCACCAGCTTTAACGTCACTTTGTGGATGATTAAAGCTTAATCCAACACATTTGACTTGATAGATTTTTTCCATTGAAATTACCTCCTTAAATACCTAATTCTTCAAAATCGATAGTTGAAACTTTCATTTCAACCTCGTTCAAAAACTCTTTGTGAGCAACATAAAATTCAACATCAAAAGACTCTAAACTTGAAATAAAGTTATTTCCTTCCATAATATCACCATTTAAAAATAGAAAGTGGAGTTTTTAGATTTTAGCCCCACAATTGCCACAATAATTGTGGCTTTCAGTTTTAACAAAGTATGCGCCGCATTCACAGGTGTAAGCACCTGTGATCCTGTAACCGAGAGTGTAGCTGCAATCGTAATAGCCATAATCAGTTCCGACGTAATCTTCGACATATAATATTTCGACGTTGACATTTTCAAGGACGTCTTCAATGTCTAAAATGTCGTCGATGAAGGTTTCAGCAATTTCGTCGAATGTTATTTCAGGATGAAGGTTCATTGCGGTGTCAATTTGTGGAAGAACTTCTTCCTTATACTCTTGGCTGTCGGTTAAGCCAAGCTCAATTAGAGCTTCGAAGAGCTCAGTTGCGTTCATCATACTAATTTCTTCATTTGGATTTACTTTTTTATGTTCAAAATACATTTATATCACCTATTTCGATTTAACGCTTGATATATAACGTAACAAACCTCACAAAAACTGAGAGATAAGCACGCAGCATATATACCAATCATCGCCTACAAACCAAGTGTTTCTAACGAAAGAGACCTCTAAAGAGTGTCCTACGAAAAAATAGAGAATATTATTCAAGTTTTACTGTCCTACGATGCTGGAAAAATTTAGTTCTTTATATAGTACAGAAAACTACGTAGTATTATGAAATTAAAAGAAAATAATGAAGATAAATCTTCAGTAAAAACAAGTAATACGCTTGATTACACAATCAAGCCAATGAGCGTAAAATTAACGCCAAAAGTAGAAGAAATGCTGAACTATATCGCCGACCAGACTCAGATGAGCAGATCCAACATAGTCCGATATAGCATCACAGAATTATACAGAAAACTAATAGCAGAAAAAGATAATGAAACTAAGTGAAGGAGGAAATAAAAATGGAATTAAGCAATTCATTAAACCAAAGAATTGATAACATGAGATCAGGTCAAAAGAAAGAATTATGGGAACAATTACGAGAAAGTGAAAGAGTATACACATATATTCCTCCAGTATATAAAATAAACGAACAATCAAGAGATTTTAAATCCTATATGAGTTTTAAATCCATAGAAGGTTTAGAGGGAATGTTACGATATTACAGACATGTACAAGGAATATATAATTATTATGATTTTATATTAACACCAATTTTCTTTGAGGACAATATTCATGTGAATGAAATAGATATCCTACACGTAAGCGATAAGTCCCGCAAACAAATTGATACTATGTGCAATAGGTTGTCAAAGAAGATAGAAAAGTCTCGGTAAGAATAATATGTTATGCTTAACAAAGTAAGAGGTTTATTTCGAGATTTTAAAAAAAAAGATTTACTAATAAAATTGATATGAAACATTTAAATCTGGAGTACCAGTTTCAAGCATAGTTACAAAACATATATCTAAAACAGCATCAGGAGTTATGAAACCTTGTGATCCATCAGATAATAAATAATCAATGTAATTTTTGATATTGGACTCCAATTTTAAAGAATCAAGAGAATAATATTCAATAATACCCCTATTAGAAAGAATAGAGATAATGTCCTCAACTTGTCTGCTTTCGGTTAACGGCATTATTTCTATGTTTTTATCCATACATGAGAGAATATCTTCCTTCAAATAACCTTTCATCATCAGGCAATCAAGATATCTTTCAGAATCCTTGAAATATCCCATAGAATTATCTTCATAAGCAAAATCTAACAGTTGACGCATATCAAATTCAGTAGTATTTGCACTATTCAATCTAGAACTGACATGAGAACTGACAATATTAGTTACATCAACATCTGTGTAATCTCTCTTAACATTATCTTTCATGCGCAGTTTTACACGTGCATCAAAGTCTTTCTCAAAAGATTTATCAATATCTTTTTCATCTGATGTACCATAATCAGTTTTACGCGCCCAACCTGGCACAATTGAATCGTAATTCTTGGCTATTACATGAGGAAGCACCCGACTATAATCCCATAATAAAGCATTCGGATTTGAGCGAAATTCTTTAAAATATGGTTCATCTTTAGGGATGCCTTTCCTGAATAGCTTTAATGTTTGAACCTTACGTTTGCTAAACTTTTGATGCTTATAAGTGTATGTTTTACCCCCATAATCAGGTAAGAAATCTATACACTGCTTTTCAAAGAAATTTTGTAGGTCTTTCGCACCGAAAGCATGTGACGCTGGCAATCTATGTGTAATATGGTTATATGATTCCATTTCTGTCAATTTTTTACTAATGTTAAAATTTTCAGATAAACTTGTTGTAGAGATTTTAAATAATTTGTCTGATGGCTCAATATATTCATCATCACATAATCTCTCTTTTAAATGTAGAAATGTATAAAATAAAGATTCTGGGCTGGAAAAATTAACCTGATATGTATCTTCGGTTACATCTTCCCATCTTGGAATTATATTATCAGGATTTCGACGTAACAACATGTCTAACATACCTCCACATTCATCTAAATTATCAATTGATGTAATGTTGCATGAAAGTAATAAATCATTGATGGTTAAATTTTCCACACGAGTTCTTGACATTCCCGATGATAAAATTAATGTCATACATGCTTTAGCTGCCATATTAGAGCACATTGTCAGCAATGAATAAATTTCTCTCAACTCTACGACTTGAATTTCTTCAATCATATTAAAAATTATGGCTCCCGATTATATTTAACATTTATGTCGGAAATCTCGGCAAAAATTTAAGAAAGTTCTATGACAAACAACAAAAATCTTAAAAATTTTAACGGTTAAAACGACAATTATTTACGAAAAAAAGAATTTATAATAAGTTATACAGCAAATAAAAAGATTTAAATACTCCAAGTATTATATAACTACTCATGAAGCTTACAAATAAGAAATAAGCTTCAAAATAATTGGAGAAATTTTTATGACCAACCCTAGCAATTATTCGAAAACGCCAATAACGGTGAAAAAGACGAAAGAGATGGATTATATGCTCAGGTATTTGGAAGACAAGCTTCTTCTAAATCCAACAGCAGTAATGCGATACTGCCTGGCCAGAGTATATGAGGAAGAACGCAAAAAAGACAAAGGAGGAAAAGAATATGGTAGAAAATCATAAAACAAAAAAAAGCCGAAATATCTTGAAAGAACTTGAAAATTCAATGGTTGGATTTATCGAAAACAACAGACACGTTAGAGTAATGGGAGGAAACATGGTATCTATATTTAATATACTATTAAAAAACATTATCCTCCCCAAATCAAAGAAAGGAACAAAACTAACAGAGTCTGAAATTAAAGAGATATATTTTAGATATATCTACTGTAAAACTGCATTGTTTACAATGTTGCAGATGAACGCCGAACTGCTGGAAGATGAAATGGAAAAGCTTGAAGAGGATATTAATAATCTAATTGATTTAAACGATATTAACATCACAAAAAAAGATGGTAAGAAATTTTGTGACACTCCTGCAGCGATCTCTTTAGATTTTGAAGCAGATTATAGTTATTTAGAGGGCAGGTGATATGAATGTTTAAGAAAAATAAAGAATGTCGTTTAAGAGACTTACTCAAGAACTCCCAATCTTACTATACACGACAATTTGTAAGAACTGGAGCGACAGACGAACGTATAAGAGTAGCAACATGGTTACAAGACTACAATATATGGAGGAATAATAATGGAAAGAATTGAGGGTAAATTATTAGATTTAGAAAGTAGGAGCAAATCTTTGGATTATACAAAATCAAAATATATGCTCATTGGAGATAATTTATTAGATAGTATCAGCAGACATGATGAAAATATGGATCCAGAACTTCAGGAATCCATGATGTTTGAAATAAATGAACTCATTAATCTAAAAGATGACCTAATATTGGATTTAATTGAATTTGCCAATCATGTTGCAAAATTAAATGTAGAATTAGAAAAAAATACTTCAGATGATCATTTGGATAATAAAAATTATTATGTTCTGCCATTACAGAACAGAACTCAACTTATAAATAAGTTAAATAGTGAGTACATTCTTTCAGCGAAAAGATACCTCTATTATAAGTGTTATTTAGATAATCCAAAGGAAATTCCTCTTCATGATGAAGCTATTAAAACAATTAAAAGCAATTATGAGCAATCTAAAAAATCATTAGTGAAAGAATTAAAATGTTACATCAGATACATTGAGTCCATTGATGCCGATTTAGCAGAATTTAACAAAGACAATGAGACTTCAAAACATATTAAGCCGAATAAAGGAGGTAGATACGATGGCTAGAGTAATGCTTAAACCTAAAAGTAAATATCAAAAATACTTCAATCCTAAACGAATAGGAGAAAATGTTCAAGGAAACATCATCAATCAGGTTGAAGATGAGTATGGTAACACCTGCTTAGTTTTAGATGTAGGAACTGATGAAAATGGAGATATAAAAACTACAACTCTCCCAGCACATCAATCACTAATGGACTACTATGACCAATTAGAAATGGGCGACTATATCTATGTCGAATTAGTAGACTTAGTTGAAAGAAAAGACAGGGAATATCCCATAAAGATATATGCTGTCGGAATAGAAGAAGATAAAAAGAAAGAGGTGTAAAATATGCAAGAAATCAATTTAGTAATGTTCCAATTTTCTGAGGATACTCCATTTCAGTTCTATTGGAACCCTATGATTATTGGAGAAACTATAACTGGCCACATATATATGATTAGCACTGATGAATATGGTGCAGAGATAATTATACTAAAAATTAAAGATCCTTACTATGATATAAAATATCTCGTTAGGATTCCGCCACATCCAAGCATTATGGAATGTTATTCTAACATTAACATTGGCGATTATCTGAAAATCCAGTATGTTAATAAGGTGCCTGGTGTTGATAGCTTTGATGAAAAAATTTTTAATATCAAGGTGAATTGTAATAAATAGAATATGAAAGTAGTTATAAGATAAGTGAGCTCCTTACAACTACTATAAGTTAATACCATATAATTATTAGTAGTTTCAAGTTAATATATTTATCTTATTTTCTTTATTTTTTTAAGAGAGGTTCAAATGAGCGATAATAATTTAAAAAGTATTACATTTGATGAACTTTTAAATAACATTAATCTTATTGTATTAAAAGATTCAGAATCCGTGAAAAAGAAAAAAGCAAAATCAGACGGTAAGGAACATTTTGGCAAAGAACCTTTAGCAAACTGGGAGTATTGCCCAGAGGATTACAAAGGATTTGAGGATACAAAATATGGAACTGCTTTTCAATGCTGTTATATTAAAAGTTTAAGCCTGTTTTTTATAGTCATTGACATCGATGTCCATAATCCTGACACTGATATTCCATTAAATAATATAGAGTCAGCAATCCCTGATAAATACAAAGACACATATATAGTGAACACCCCAAGTGGAGGTAGGCACTATTACTATTTATCAGAAAAACCACCAGAACTGAGCACAAACTCTATTAACATTGATTATAAGTCCATATTTAAAAGAGATGTTGAAAAACAACAGAATGGCACCTATATCAACAATGGAAATGGCGGTTATGTTGTAGCTTCCTTTAGATGGGACAAAGACGGCGATAAAAAAGAGCACTATGTACATAATTCTTCATCAAATGATGAAATTTTAATAGTCCATAACACTGATGATATTATTAGAAGCATTTATGAGTCATTATACCAAAGCGGAGATATAAATGACGATATTTATAATGCTTTTAATGGAATAAAAACTGAAAAGGTGCATAATATTGTTTTACATGAGATACAAGTATACTTGGACGATTTGGACAATATACCAAAGCTTAAAGGAATACAAAAAGATGGTGCTGCATATGAACAGAATGGTTTAAGGTATGATTCTAATGGAGTGATTCTTTTAAAAGAACATAATGGTCTTGAGCTCATCACACAAAAAGTTGCAGAAATAATCTCATCAACACATGGCAAACATAATGATGTACTTTTAGCACTTGAAGGCGGGCTAGATCATTATGGTTTTAACGAAGATCAAAGACGAAAAATTCTTTTTGATGCATTAATCCTTGCAGACGATTATAATTCAGGACATAGAGCTCAAATTGAAAGCAGCATAAATAAAGATAAAAATAATGTAAGAAAAAAAGGTTTTCAGCATTTGGAAAAGAATTATCCGCAATTAAAAGAGCAATTAAATGTTATTTATAACATCAAACATTTATTTTGGAGAATGCATGACTCTGTTGATTATAAACTTATGGAAATACCTTATCTGGAATTAGTTAACACATTATCCAAATATATTCAGGAACGAGAGGAGCAAAAGGAAAAAGAAATAGAAGAAAAAAAAGATATTCCTCTTATCCTGGATTCATATTTGAAAATGATGGGCGTAAATGTTCATGAAAGATATAAATTACTTAAAAAAATCAATGGAGTATTTTGCGGAAATATTCTAGTAAAGTTTATCCAAAATGAACTTGAATGTTCCAATAATCCTAAAAAAGAGCATGCTTTATTGACAAATAAAGGAATTAACTTAGGAAGTGCCAATAATATCATTAAACAACTAGACGGTGAAAAAAGACGCAAATTAACCAAACGGGCATACTCTTTAGAGATTCAATTATCTTTAATTGAATATGGTGGAAATTATCCTAAAATACAGCCATTAATCAATTTAGTTGAAAGGCCAGCAAGATTAGAGCCTTATAAACGCAGACAAATCGCAAATAGTTTTTTAAGACAGCACGACTATTTAAAAAAGACAAAAGATAATAGCTACATTTTTGATGATGTAGAAACCAATTCATATATTCAAGTTGACGCCAACAAGCTTGGAAATTACCTATCTCGCAAATATCCAATCCTACAATTAGGAATAGAAAGCTCCGAACTGGAAACAATCCTTACCACCTCAGCTGAATTCGACGAACTACACAACGAATATTACATGTTCAATAACGGCATTCTAAACCTGCACGAAAGGTCATTTACTGAAACCACAGATTTCTCCAATTATTTCACAACAAAAAAGATGGACTGTAATTATTTAAGCAATAAAATAACAATAGACCCAATCAGAAGCAACCCCGCATGTTTGGTTGATCGAGTATTGCGAGAAATATTTATTCCAAACTACAGACAAAACGGAAAAGATTTATTTACAGGATATTATACTGATTTTCTACAACGCTTAGGATCCGCTTTCAATACAAGAATTAAAGAAAAGAAATTTCCATGCTATTACGGTTCTGGAGACAACGGTAAAGACATTATTATTGAGATATTAAAAATGGCATTCAGCGACAGATGCTTACTTGTAACAATGGAAATTCTACAAGACGAAAAAGCCGATTTATCCGAGTATGACGTAGTAATTATTGATGAATTGGATAAAAAAACGTTCAAAGATGCCATTGCATTTATTAAAAGGATTACAGGCGGTGAAGAAGAAGGAACTGCAAAAAGAAAGCATTACTCACATGAAGTATTCCGACCCAAAAATCCATCAGCATTCTTTTTATTCACAAATACTATTCCAGAAGTGCCACTTAGTGACAAAGCTTTCTACAGACGTGAAGATGCACTTGAATTAAAGAATAGATTCGTGGATAATCCTAAAAAAGATAAACTTGGAGAATATCAAGCAGACAGCTCACTAAAAGACAAGATTAAAAATGAAAAAGAAGACAGTTTGGAATGGCTAATAAACGCAAGCTTACAAGCATACTACAACTGTTTTGACGATGATGGATTTTTTAAAGGATTTATGATGGCACAAACCGCCGAAGAAACAATGATGATTGTAAGCAATACAGACACACTGACCAAATTCTTAAGAGAAAACTACGTTGTAGACGAAGAAAAGGTAGACACTGTAAGCAATGCAGAGTTAAGAGACAACTATCAAAATTACTGCAACAGAAACAACATAAGCTGCGATACAACAAAATTAGCACAAAATATGGGTAATACCGTCAAAAAAATCTTTGGTGACGTCAAAAAGAAAGCTACAAATGCCACGAGATACTTCTTAAAACCAAAAGATGAAACAGATCTACTAACCACATACTACATAAACAGCACAAAGCAATGGTGGCAAGTACAAGACCAAATGCCCGAAGCGACATTCGAGACACACAATAATGTATACAATAGGCTTGTGGAACTTGAAAAATCAAGCACATACCCGACAAAAAAACAATTGCTGGAAGAATTCCCAGTATATGATATCGAAGAAATTTTAGAGAATTTAGAAAAAGCAAATTTGATATTTAAAGGCAAAAAGCTGGAAGTTGATGAAAATGTGGAGACCTGAATGGACACTATGGATACCCACTTTTCAAGGTGTCCATAATTTCAGCCATATTTTCATGATTTTTCAAAACATTCTAATTCTTCTTATTTTTAACTATAACCCCCTAAAACTGCTTATTTTGATAACATTATATTGACTAAATTTTATGCAATATGGAGACATGGAGACTATGGACACCTTTTCTAAAAAGTTACCAACGTAAAATGAAAAATCGATGAGAATAATGATATTGGCCGCAAGTTGCTGAGTATTGTTGGGAAAAAGTGTCCATAGTGTCCATCTGTCCATTTTCACACCATTACTTGAAAGGCAGATACGGTTTCGGCGGCCCAATATAATCCGATACTAAATGCTATATGATGATTAGTATATTGTTTTGTTCGCACCTTAAACACTTGAGAAAGTTATGCTCGATTGCATGCTTGTTTGCATGGTGTGGCGTGGAAACGGCGCTTTTGCTAAACGGCAGGATTGCCTGCGAAATCGCATGAATTGTTCTTTTTGAGGTGTGGAAAGTCCATCGGTACCGTTTTTTATTTTATTGTTTTTTATCTGGGCGGAGGTTTTTCATATTTTCTTGATGGATAGTTTTTATTTCAGAACTTCAGGAATAAAACGCTTAGAAATGCCTTTTTTATAGGTGTGTGTATATTGATATAATCATCTTCATTTCCTTTTTACAAGCTTGTAAACATGTGTCAAATATTATGTAACCTTATGCAACCATGCATTTTCCATGACCTCAAACCATCAAATTTTTAAGAGATTCGTGTCGCAGAAAAACTACATGTTTCATGCTTGTGGGACATCACCAAAGAAACGCACGTTATTGTCGGAAGTAGTATTCCGACTGTGAAAATGCAGATTTGTGAACTTGGCCGAAATAGTATTTTTTTGGCGAAAAATATGTTCTCGCAAAGAGATTAAAAAAATAACGTGATAGTTTGAACAAGATTAACTTTAATTGATACTGTGAATCTGTAAGAAAATGTAGAAATTAATAATAATCAGCTACTCCATATCTAGAATCCTCTTCCACAGTTTGTACAGTATTTTTCCATACATAACACCACTAATAATACTATTTTTCTTTATCTTTTTCAATAATCAAATAACATCCTCTGAAATATGCATTTTTCACTCTATAAACAACATATGTGCTTGATTTTCCTAAATATTCTTTTTCAAACATTGCACTTATCATAGTTGCACATTTATACTTGTTTCTAATAGTTCAGTTAATTCTTTGTAGCTGTTACGTATTGTAATTTCAGAAACCCCTGCAATTTCTGCAACATCCCTTTGTGTTTTTCTTTCACCGAGTAAAACAGATGCGATATATACTGCAGCTGCAGCTACACCAGCAGGATTTCTACCTGAAGTCAAACCGTTATTCGATGCTTCTTCAATAATTTTAACAGCTTTGAATTGTGCTTTCTCTGATAATCCCAATTCATGGGCAATTTTTCTGGACTTTACTTTATATCCCTCAATAGATCTTCTGTTGTCTATGATTGTTTGACCCATGACAATGCCATTCTCTATCGTTATATGGATTTCTTTTTCATATAGCGTTTCGAAACCCAGATGAACGTATTGGAGAACTTTTCCTTCAGGAACTTTCAGGACTCCGCTGAACCATGTCGCATGAACAGGTTCTTTTTTGGTCATCCTCATGCGTCCCTCTAGGTCTTTTAGGTAGAACTTACCATCCTTGATTTCCCAAGTGCCTATATAGTTTCTCCAACATGCTGTGGATCCGATAGGAGAAGGTATTGTTTGACTGCCTTTGCGAAGCTTCTTTTTGTATTCATCGTGAAGCTCCTTCTTGAATTCTTTGAATTCTTCGCGGGAAAGTACAGTGATGATGTTTGGATCATCTATGAGGGGAGGGCAGGATTGCATCAATCTCCTCTTGCCGTTGAGAATTAGTTTTTCGGGCGTTTGTGCTGTCATAATCTCCTCTTTTTTTCTTCTATTTATTCATTATAATTGGAGTCTGCTTTGCTTGCCATAATGGGCATTTCTACATTTCTCTTTTTTAATTCCCTTTTAATAGATTTAATATGTCGTACTGCATGTTCTTTTTCTAAAGTATCCTGATTTTCTACAGCAATATTTTTATTTTTAATATAATTATACAATAATGTTAGTAATTCCTCATTGGTTTTATCAGAGTAATCAATAAACTCATCTTCACCTATAATTATTGCTCCTCCTCTTGGATTATAAATACCCAATGGAATTTTACCTGATCCATTTATTAATCCACGAATAAAGTCTTCGTCGGATTCTGGTGGTTCTGGTTCACCACCTAGATTTCCAGTCGGCGGTTGAGGTGGTTCTGGTGGTTCTGGTGGTTCTGGTGGTTCTGGTTCACCACCTAGAT harbors:
- a CDS encoding zincin-like metallopeptidase domain-containing protein → MAKITVKELRKEQMALCDSLILDTDKMDEIMRKHTQKLIDGEFHNYSINNILLADAQLYRRTGETTELLAPYKRWGKVSRNVRRHEKALYILAPIFFDKEREDGTLERKMWFKKVPVFDLSQTEGEKFEPNYVKYDGDITFADVVARCVIPVIESNKQLTRGYTDGKKIWVSQYIPDAQKICVLFHEMAHYKLHFDSDRNELTSATKELEAEAISYMISAAIGIQNDESAAYIRSWAGNNSHELIKNKGSKLIRVAQEIIDDLDLCGLLEG
- a CDS encoding HIRAN domain-containing protein, with the protein product MEKIYQVKCVGLSFNHPQSDVKAGEQVVLKADMDNKFDKDAVAVYNLDHEIVGHVANSERTLSPNNRRNGNISASELKGEIDFTDKEFYAEVMRAYSSCLYLEVHENKFKYLNSDEISVPEISEVAALKSEIDALKVLVSNLQDELDSLKVFVTVGGEDSSPSTTSNGRVLYSVVGLSHFDGQDHLGYDLSIAEEPIFEGAKGTALYLKSGDYRVGVFPSNKKKQYCLDNDIPYYDSKVLKGRSFDGTVMIEKIVYGEYAVVSV